In Crateriforma spongiae, the following are encoded in one genomic region:
- a CDS encoding alpha/beta hydrolase family protein yields the protein MPRHSFRVRFDGGAGFPLAGIVDRDDSHPDAPVVLFNHCFTCNKDLKAIVRISRRLADAGLTVLRYDMTGLGGSEGDFAQTNFTTNLADLHAAARFAADQLGPVRTMVGHSFGGAASMMAAGRRTDDGPLAELACLVTLAAPSDTRHLADLLVHMDGRIESEGRGEVTIGGFRYAIDRQMVEDFRTHDLTAAIASIDLPTMILHSPVDETVGYDQAIRIQTLINQRPGADALASLVTLAGADHLLVRQPKDLTFVADMIAALVHRYAGK from the coding sequence TTGCCACGTCATTCATTTCGCGTCCGCTTCGACGGCGGAGCCGGTTTTCCGTTGGCCGGGATCGTCGATCGTGACGATTCGCATCCGGACGCTCCGGTGGTCCTTTTCAATCACTGCTTCACCTGCAACAAAGACTTGAAGGCGATCGTCCGGATTTCACGACGATTGGCGGACGCCGGTCTGACCGTGCTGCGGTACGACATGACGGGGCTGGGCGGCAGCGAGGGGGATTTCGCACAGACTAACTTCACCACCAACTTGGCCGATTTGCACGCAGCGGCCCGGTTTGCCGCCGATCAACTTGGTCCGGTACGAACCATGGTCGGACACAGCTTTGGCGGGGCGGCATCGATGATGGCCGCCGGGCGGCGGACCGATGATGGGCCGCTTGCGGAATTGGCTTGCCTGGTCACGCTGGCCGCCCCCAGCGACACGCGGCACTTGGCGGATTTGCTGGTGCACATGGACGGTCGGATCGAAAGTGAAGGTCGCGGCGAAGTCACGATCGGAGGTTTTCGATACGCGATTGATCGCCAGATGGTGGAAGACTTTCGCACGCACGATTTGACCGCTGCGATCGCATCGATCGATCTGCCGACGATGATTCTGCACTCACCGGTCGACGAGACCGTCGGCTACGACCAGGCGATTCGCATCCAGACGCTGATCAACCAGCGGCCGGGCGCCGACGCGCTGGCCAGTTTGGTGACACTCGCCGGGGCGGATCACTTGTTGGTCCGTCAACCGAAAGACCTGACGTTTGTGGCGGATATGATCGCCGCGTTGGTGCATCGGTACGCGGGCAAGTGA